A section of the Veillonella criceti genome encodes:
- a CDS encoding S-layer homology domain-containing protein has protein sequence MKKRFAAVFAATAVLGVTTAFAANPFSDVTPNDWAYQSVAQLAQAGVINGYPDGTFKGQNNITRYEMAQMVAKAMANESRANAEQQAMINRLANEFSEELNNLGVRVADLENKVGNVKVTGDARLRYEGSDTKGMISSENKDKKSLFDMRGRVQFNANVNDNTSAVIRVTSGDMEFGDAKNSADVEFDRVYVAHKFGKDTTAVAGRFGAVVGNGLVYDDTFDGAGLTYDNGNFSATAAYGSFMEGGLFDNADNSRKYATGYNFTDETADSNPTVTILQAKGKLGEHATLGGFYTFGNKNFDNDIYGGSLDLNFDKVWIGGEYATFADEDGVVKSDDKDAWVAGIGYGDYDIAKQGTWGVKVQYFDEGKYSPVVSSTWNQPYNSDYKAWMASVDYALADNVGLSGYYTFNAEDQSGNELGDYYRAELNYKF, from the coding sequence ATGAAAAAACGTTTTGCAGCCGTATTCGCAGCAACTGCTGTACTTGGTGTAACTACTGCTTTCGCAGCTAATCCATTCTCTGATGTAACTCCTAATGATTGGGCATACCAAAGTGTAGCGCAATTAGCACAAGCTGGTGTAATCAATGGTTACCCAGATGGCACTTTCAAAGGCCAGAACAACATCACTCGTTACGAAATGGCTCAAATGGTAGCTAAAGCTATGGCGAATGAATCTCGTGCTAATGCAGAACAACAAGCTATGATTAACCGTTTGGCTAATGAATTCTCTGAAGAATTAAATAACTTAGGTGTTCGCGTTGCTGACTTAGAAAACAAAGTAGGTAATGTAAAAGTAACTGGTGACGCTCGTCTTCGTTATGAAGGTTCCGATACAAAAGGAATGATTAGCTCTGAAAATAAAGATAAAAAATCTTTATTCGATATGCGTGGCCGTGTACAATTCAATGCTAACGTAAATGACAATACATCCGCTGTTATCCGTGTAACAAGTGGTGATATGGAATTTGGCGATGCTAAAAACTCTGCTGATGTAGAATTTGATCGCGTATATGTAGCTCATAAATTTGGTAAAGATACAACCGCTGTAGCTGGTCGTTTCGGTGCTGTAGTTGGTAATGGTTTAGTATACGATGATACATTCGATGGTGCTGGCCTTACTTATGACAACGGTAACTTCTCCGCAACTGCTGCTTATGGTTCCTTCATGGAAGGCGGCTTATTTGATAATGCAGACAATAGCCGTAAATATGCTACTGGGTATAATTTTACTGATGAAACTGCTGATAGCAACCCAACTGTTACTATCTTACAGGCAAAAGGTAAACTTGGTGAACATGCAACCTTAGGTGGTTTCTATACCTTTGGGAATAAGAACTTTGATAATGACATCTACGGTGGTTCCTTAGACCTTAACTTTGATAAAGTTTGGATCGGTGGTGAATATGCAACATTCGCTGATGAAGATGGTGTTGTAAAATCTGATGATAAAGATGCATGGGTAGCTGGTATTGGTTATGGTGACTATGATATTGCTAAACAAGGTACTTGGGGTGTTAAAGTTCAATACTTTGATGAAGGTAAATACTCTCCAGTAGTAAGCTCCACTTGGAATCAGCCATACAACAGCGATTACAAAGCTTGGATGGCTAGCGTTGATTACGCATTAGCTGATAATGTAGGTCTTTCTGGTTACTATACATTTAATGCAGAAGACCAAAGCGGTAATGAATTAGGTGATTACTACCGTGCAGAATTAAACTACAAATTCTAA
- a CDS encoding IS1249 family transposase: MRIKCINCGFSCKKNGKTSAGTQRWYCNHCKSSFIYTIDNSAKQLKIFQNWLFSKQSQKVMPGKGHTFRRKSSVFWDIWPMPSKIEEQRNIVFVDGIYLSKKACILICCDEKHVLGWYLCRYEHSKAWEALLRRIREPILVVSDGGTGFKKALKKVWPKAKHQRCTFHAFCQVKKYTTSRPKTLAGFELYTLAKDLLHIESKDQAVIWITRLTNWKIKHKEFLSEMTRDESGTLRPTHERLLKAEYSLIRLVKTNTLFTYLESPFAEARNLPATNNRIEGAVNAQLRAMLRFHRGLSIERRIKAVFWWCYLHSPKPLSASEILKVMPTDKSIAKLYSDMSTKAQLEASIPTWGDAILWGDLHNYDSLPDNYWD; this comes from the coding sequence ATGCGTATAAAATGTATTAATTGTGGATTTTCGTGTAAAAAGAATGGAAAGACAAGTGCCGGAACTCAACGTTGGTATTGTAATCATTGTAAGTCTTCCTTTATCTATACAATAGATAATTCAGCTAAGCAGTTAAAGATATTTCAAAATTGGTTATTTAGTAAACAAAGTCAAAAGGTAATGCCTGGTAAAGGCCATACGTTTCGTAGAAAGTCATCCGTGTTTTGGGATATATGGCCTATGCCATCTAAAATAGAAGAACAACGAAATATTGTATTTGTTGATGGAATTTATTTATCTAAGAAAGCCTGCATTCTTATTTGCTGTGACGAAAAACATGTTCTAGGATGGTATCTTTGTCGTTATGAACATTCTAAAGCTTGGGAAGCTTTATTGAGACGAATCAGAGAGCCCATTCTAGTTGTTTCAGATGGTGGAACAGGTTTTAAAAAAGCATTAAAAAAAGTTTGGCCGAAAGCCAAACATCAGCGGTGTACGTTTCATGCATTTTGTCAGGTAAAGAAGTATACAACTAGCAGGCCTAAAACTTTGGCAGGATTTGAATTATATACCCTTGCTAAAGATTTGTTACATATAGAGAGTAAAGATCAAGCTGTTATTTGGATTACTAGATTAACTAATTGGAAAATAAAGCATAAAGAGTTTTTGAGTGAAATGACCAGAGACGAATCAGGAACTCTTAGACCTACTCATGAGCGTTTACTTAAGGCTGAATACTCGTTAATTAGACTTGTAAAAACGAATACGTTATTTACTTATCTTGAGAGTCCTTTTGCCGAGGCGCGGAACCTTCCAGCAACTAATAATCGGATTGAAGGAGCTGTTAATGCTCAACTCAGAGCCATGCTTAGATTCCATAGAGGGCTATCTATTGAAAGAAGAATAAAAGCGGTTTTTTGGTGGTGTTATTTACACTCACCGAAACCGCTTTCAGCTTCTGAAATTTTAAAAGTAATGCCTACAGACAAGAGTATTGCGAAGCTTTATTCCGATATGAGTACCAAAGCCCAATTAGAAGCTTCAATTCCTACTTGGGGAGATGCTATTCTTTGGGGTGATTTGCATAATTATGATTCTCTTCCTGATAATTATTGGGACTAA
- a CDS encoding HyaD/HybD family hydrogenase maturation endopeptidase, giving the protein MVNDSNITLLGVGNILLTDEGLGVHVVRQMEEEYSFSPEINIVDGGTMGMELLSYMRGMTKLLLVDAVNGGETPGTVYEFPHQQTEDYFTGNISVHEVGMQDILRIRALQEKPLEDATVIGVEPESLDIGLMPTETVQAALPEVKQRIIRQLETWGIEVTEITEVTER; this is encoded by the coding sequence ATGGTAAACGACAGTAATATTACGCTCTTAGGCGTAGGTAATATATTACTCACTGATGAAGGTTTAGGTGTTCACGTAGTGCGTCAAATGGAAGAAGAATATTCTTTTTCCCCTGAAATTAATATCGTTGATGGTGGCACTATGGGCATGGAATTATTAAGCTATATGCGAGGTATGACTAAACTGTTGTTGGTAGATGCTGTAAATGGTGGTGAAACACCAGGCACGGTTTATGAATTTCCACACCAACAGACAGAAGATTATTTTACCGGTAATATTTCAGTTCATGAAGTAGGGATGCAGGATATTTTACGCATTCGTGCCTTACAAGAAAAACCTCTTGAAGATGCGACAGTAATCGGTGTAGAACCTGAAAGTCTAGACATTGGGTTAATGCCAACTGAAACAGTACAAGCCGCTTTGCCGGAGGTAAAACAACGTATTATTCGGCAATTAGAAACTTGGGGAATTGAGGTAACTGAGATAACAGAGGTAACAGAGCGATGA
- the cybH gene encoding Ni/Fe-hydrogenase, b-type cytochrome subunit, which produces MFEQPDKKPYRVFSLWLRIFHWTMVLCVTFLFWTGLYIGDPGFSMFVGREPAEAINSWFSMEMIRRVHFGFAFILIFAFVFRIYGAIRYRGDRLLPKFRSRLYWDGLKQTTLHYLMLPRQEEHRVLRNSLARTSYLLVYIMMFLEICTGLAMYSQINPNSWLAIVFNPINLMFNEYDIHMVHHYIAWFFLLFTVAHVYLAFREDVMEESGEVSSMVSGMKFYPEDPEDIEDLYGKRQ; this is translated from the coding sequence ATGTTTGAACAACCGGACAAAAAGCCGTATCGCGTATTTAGTCTGTGGTTGCGTATATTCCATTGGACGATGGTACTGTGCGTAACTTTCCTATTCTGGACAGGTCTATATATTGGTGATCCAGGGTTTAGTATGTTTGTAGGTCGTGAACCGGCAGAAGCTATTAACAGCTGGTTTTCTATGGAAATGATTCGCCGTGTTCATTTTGGTTTTGCGTTTATTTTGATTTTTGCGTTTGTGTTCCGTATTTACGGCGCCATTCGCTATCGTGGTGATCGTTTGTTACCAAAATTCCGTAGCCGTTTATATTGGGATGGTCTTAAACAAACGACGTTACATTATTTGATGTTGCCACGTCAGGAAGAACATCGAGTGCTACGTAACTCGTTAGCGCGTACAAGCTACTTGCTAGTGTATATTATGATGTTCCTTGAAATTTGTACTGGTCTTGCGATGTATTCGCAGATTAATCCAAATAGTTGGTTGGCCATTGTGTTTAATCCAATTAATTTGATGTTTAACGAATATGATATTCATATGGTACATCACTATATTGCGTGGTTCTTCTTGCTCTTTACTGTAGCTCATGTATACTTGGCATTCCGTGAAGATGTTATGGAAGAATCTGGCGAAGTGTCTAGTATGGTATCTGGTATGAAATTCTATCCAGAAGACCCAGAAGATATTGAGGATTTATATGGTAAACGACAGTAA
- a CDS encoding S-layer homology domain-containing protein, with the protein MKKRFAAVFAATAVLGVTTAFAANPFSDVTPNDWAYQSVAQLAAAGVINGYPDGTFKGQNNITRYEMAQMVAKAMANEARANAEQQALINRLADEFSSELNNLGVRVATLENKVGNVKVTGDARLRFQGFEDKGNFAHWDVNDKDEDVVKGDKDKKSKFDFRGRVQFNANVNDNTSAVVRLVGSGEFHNANDSGDVTFDRVYVAHQFGEDTSAVIGRFGAVVGNGLIYDDTFDGAALAYDNGKIQALAAYGSFQTGNLFQNYDNSDLEDDFFIQDAGVDFENNTTKTNPTVTLLQVKGNLGEHATLGGFYAFGNKDIDTDIYGGSLDLQFDKVWIGGEYATFSDDTIEAFGKKIATDGENDGNDAWIAGIGFGNYNIKEQGTWGVKVQYFDLAKHSPVISSTWNNPYNSDYKAWMATVDYALAENVGLSGYWAFNGEDQDGNDLGDFYRAELNYKF; encoded by the coding sequence ATGAAAAAACGTTTTGCAGCCGTATTTGCAGCAACAGCTGTACTTGGCGTAACAACTGCATTCGCAGCTAACCCATTCTCCGATGTAACTCCTAACGATTGGGCATACCAGAGCGTAGCTCAATTAGCAGCAGCTGGTGTAATCAACGGTTACCCAGATGGCACTTTCAAAGGCCAGAACAACATCACTCGTTACGAAATGGCTCAAATGGTAGCTAAAGCTATGGCTAACGAAGCTCGTGCAAACGCTGAACAACAAGCTTTGATTAACCGTTTAGCTGACGAATTCTCCAGCGAATTAAACAACTTGGGCGTTCGTGTTGCTACTTTGGAAAACAAAGTTGGTAACGTAAAAGTTACTGGTGATGCTCGTCTTCGTTTCCAAGGTTTTGAAGATAAAGGTAACTTCGCTCATTGGGATGTTAATGATAAAGACGAAGATGTTGTAAAAGGCGATAAAGATAAAAAATCCAAATTTGACTTCCGTGGTCGTGTACAATTCAATGCTAACGTAAATGATAATACTTCTGCAGTAGTACGTTTAGTTGGCTCAGGTGAATTCCATAACGCTAACGATTCTGGTGATGTAACTTTTGATCGTGTATATGTTGCTCATCAATTTGGTGAAGACACTAGTGCTGTAATTGGTCGTTTTGGTGCAGTTGTTGGTAATGGCTTAATTTACGATGATACTTTTGATGGTGCTGCTTTAGCATACGATAATGGTAAGATTCAAGCTTTAGCTGCTTATGGTTCTTTCCAAACTGGTAATCTATTCCAGAACTATGATAACAGTGATTTAGAAGACGACTTCTTCATCCAAGATGCTGGTGTTGATTTCGAAAATAACACTACTAAAACTAACCCAACTGTAACGTTGTTACAAGTTAAAGGTAATTTAGGTGAACATGCAACTTTAGGTGGTTTCTACGCTTTTGGTAATAAAGATATTGACACTGATATCTATGGTGGTTCCTTAGATCTTCAATTCGATAAAGTTTGGATTGGTGGCGAATATGCTACATTCTCTGACGATACAATTGAAGCATTTGGTAAAAAAATTGCCACTGATGGTGAAAATGATGGCAATGATGCTTGGATTGCAGGTATTGGTTTTGGCAACTATAACATCAAAGAACAAGGTACTTGGGGTGTTAAAGTTCAATACTTTGATTTAGCTAAACATTCTCCTGTAATTAGCTCCACTTGGAATAACCCATATAATAGCGATTACAAAGCTTGGATGGCTACAGTAGATTATGCATTGGCTGAAAACGTAGGTCTTTCTGGCTACTGGGCATTTAACGGCGAAGATCAAGATGGCAATGACCTTGGTGACTTCTACCGTGCAGAATTAAACTACAAATTCTAA
- a CDS encoding IS1249 family transposase, whose amino-acid sequence MRIAKCPNCGRKSIKHGILKSGSQRWFCKGCKVAFTLQIDTQAKSFKSFLNWLFSKEVQKDMLGQGHTFRRSTKRFWSLWPLPPKIDEPRDVVYVDGIYLSRKLCVLICCDDMHVLGWYVCRTENSRAWTCLIERIAEPKVVISDGGPGFAKALKSVWPLASHQRCLFHAFCQVRRYTTSRPKTMAGRDLYLIARELFWVKTSESACAWIEKLRNWRTVYNTFLQEMTTDENGNKRSTHERLLKAESSLLKLVKQHTLFTFIEMADISVPTTNNYIEGGVNAQLRDMLRSHRGLSLERRLKAVYWWCYMHSPRPLSISEILKVMPTDESISLIYQRFNERNKVDYSIPQWGDGLAWNELHKSTEFPTYWD is encoded by the coding sequence ATGAGAATAGCAAAATGTCCTAATTGTGGAAGAAAATCTATAAAACACGGTATATTGAAATCAGGTTCGCAAAGATGGTTTTGTAAAGGGTGCAAAGTAGCATTTACTTTACAAATAGATACTCAGGCAAAGTCATTTAAAAGTTTTTTAAATTGGTTATTTAGTAAAGAAGTCCAAAAGGATATGCTTGGTCAAGGACATACTTTTAGGCGCTCTACAAAGCGGTTTTGGAGTCTTTGGCCACTTCCTCCAAAGATTGATGAACCTAGAGATGTTGTGTATGTTGATGGGATTTACCTTTCAAGAAAACTCTGTGTTTTAATCTGTTGTGATGATATGCATGTATTAGGGTGGTATGTGTGTAGAACTGAAAATTCTAGAGCTTGGACTTGCTTAATAGAACGGATTGCTGAACCAAAGGTAGTCATATCTGATGGTGGTCCAGGGTTTGCAAAAGCACTTAAGAGCGTGTGGCCTTTGGCAAGTCATCAGAGATGTTTATTTCATGCTTTTTGCCAAGTTAGACGATATACAACAAGTCGCCCTAAGACAATGGCGGGTAGAGATTTATATTTGATTGCACGTGAGTTATTTTGGGTGAAAACATCAGAATCTGCTTGTGCATGGATTGAAAAACTAAGAAATTGGAGAACCGTGTATAATACGTTTCTCCAAGAAATGACTACCGATGAAAATGGTAATAAACGCTCTACTCATGAGCGTTTATTAAAAGCTGAAAGTTCCTTATTAAAGCTTGTTAAACAGCATACTTTATTTACTTTTATTGAGATGGCAGATATTTCAGTGCCTACAACTAATAACTACATAGAGGGTGGCGTAAACGCACAATTAAGAGATATGTTAAGATCACATAGAGGATTATCTCTTGAGAGACGATTAAAAGCGGTCTATTGGTGGTGCTATATGCACTCACCTAGACCGCTTTCTATATCTGAAATATTAAAAGTTATGCCCACAGATGAATCTATTTCGCTTATCTATCAACGATTTAATGAACGAAATAAAGTAGATTATTCTATCCCTCAATGGGGTGATGGACTTGCATGGAATGAGCTTCATAAATCTACAGAATTTCCTACTTATTGGGATTAG
- a CDS encoding ISL3 family transposase, whose product MSTLNYIGNLLGIKAEYIKNMRETRSEYLLYVESPVRPHRCPNCHSQTTRIKGYTNRKIQHTTANEKSILLLYRQRRYICTCGRTFNEKTEFSTHYLRTTPRLREVICQQLSEITSFKAVANHCHVSINQVLRIFREIKYSRPSNLPTVLSIDEFKGNAAGQKYQVILTDPESHKILDILPKRDTTELAKYFAQFPRYIRNNVKYITMDMSLQFRAVMKTWFPHAEIVADRFHLIRLVTFALERVRKSEQNSLCNVSRTFKTNKRILIKHFEALTDKEFNKLMDMFHYSPRLHRAYSLKQAFSRVLKFKDNANLQWALDQWLSLVASSDLPEFQSLLKTFNFWRNEIINALTLPYSNGFTEGYNNKIKALKRCSFGLQNFERFRNRILFINTEKGHATTTLHVGYRTKSVCG is encoded by the coding sequence ATGTCTACACTTAATTATATAGGAAATTTACTCGGAATTAAAGCAGAATATATTAAAAATATGCGTGAAACCCGCTCAGAATACTTACTTTACGTAGAAAGTCCCGTACGTCCTCATAGATGCCCTAATTGCCATTCACAAACTACACGAATTAAAGGCTATACTAACCGCAAAATTCAGCATACTACGGCGAATGAAAAATCAATCCTGCTCTTATATCGTCAGCGTCGCTATATATGCACGTGTGGACGTACTTTCAATGAAAAAACAGAGTTTTCTACTCACTATCTTAGAACAACCCCGAGACTTCGTGAAGTAATATGTCAACAACTCTCTGAGATAACATCCTTCAAAGCTGTTGCTAACCATTGCCATGTAAGCATAAACCAAGTACTCAGAATCTTTAGAGAAATTAAGTATAGTCGGCCTAGCAACTTGCCAACCGTATTATCTATTGATGAGTTCAAAGGAAATGCAGCGGGTCAGAAATACCAGGTCATTCTTACTGATCCAGAATCTCATAAAATACTCGATATCTTGCCCAAACGAGATACTACAGAATTAGCTAAATACTTTGCTCAATTTCCTAGATACATTCGAAACAACGTAAAATACATTACTATGGATATGTCACTTCAATTTCGTGCTGTTATGAAAACTTGGTTCCCTCATGCGGAAATTGTAGCTGATAGGTTCCACCTAATACGCCTAGTTACCTTTGCATTAGAACGTGTACGTAAGTCAGAACAAAATTCATTATGTAATGTAAGTCGTACCTTTAAAACCAATAAACGAATACTAATTAAACACTTTGAAGCATTAACAGATAAAGAGTTTAACAAGCTTATGGATATGTTCCATTATTCGCCACGATTACATCGTGCCTATTCACTAAAACAAGCATTTTCTCGCGTTTTAAAATTTAAAGATAACGCAAATTTACAATGGGCCCTCGATCAATGGCTCTCCTTAGTCGCTAGTTCTGATTTACCTGAATTTCAATCACTCTTAAAGACCTTTAACTTTTGGCGAAATGAAATTATTAATGCCTTAACTTTACCCTATTCAAATGGCTTTACAGAAGGCTATAACAACAAAATAAAGGCTCTTAAACGTTGTTCGTTTGGTCTACAAAACTTTGAACGATTTCGTAACCGGATTTTATTCATTAATACAGAAAAAGGACACGCAACAACTACGTTGCATGTGGGTTATAGGACAAAAAGTGTGTGTGGCTAA
- a CDS encoding hydrogenase expression/formation C-terminal domain-containing protein gives MIEHYGNVQAILKELQLALKRLRETGETHTIYIEKTGLTMEEQVEVMETLGRGSITINFTETDQPVEWYETQFSGIWLGTFRNARDEAIVYTVEVGRYPSLCGAFDEDIETAEDELQTWIDAAGL, from the coding sequence ATGATAGAGCATTATGGCAATGTACAGGCCATTTTAAAAGAACTTCAATTAGCGTTAAAGCGTCTGCGTGAAACGGGTGAAACTCACACCATTTATATTGAAAAGACGGGTTTAACGATGGAGGAACAAGTGGAGGTCATGGAAACTTTAGGTCGTGGCTCCATTACGATTAATTTTACAGAGACCGATCAACCTGTTGAATGGTATGAAACGCAATTTTCTGGTATATGGTTAGGCACATTCCGCAATGCGCGGGATGAAGCTATTGTATATACCGTAGAAGTTGGTCGTTATCCAAGTCTTTGTGGTGCGTTTGATGAAGATATTGAAACGGCTGAAGACGAATTACAAACTTGGATTGATGCGGCAGGGCTATAG